aTTTTCTGCTGGTTTGGTCCCCTGAACAGACCCCTCGCGCCAAGGAGAGGGCTGGGAGCACAGTAAGCTGGATGGGCGCGCTTTGAGGCCTGATTAAACCCGTTGAGAACCTCGTAACTACCTCCCTTGAAGAGGTAACGCCTTTTGAAAAAGATGACATTGTTTATCGTTTTATGCAAACACGCTTTAGTCTTTACCAGTCAGGAGAAAATTACGAGTTTGGTGTCTTCCCCTTGCCCCTCTCCAGCTCATCCCCTTGGGAGCTATGCCCCCGTTTAGTCAGGCACGCCGTGTCCTTGCGCGCTGAGGAAGCAGCTCTCGCCTCGGCGGCCCCGTTGGCACTGTGCGGGTCCAGGTGCCAGCACCGCTGCCGTTCCGCACTCTCCTGGCTGGTGTTGATGCTGTTTGAGCCAAGGCTTCATTGGGGCACTGATCTGTGGAGGTGCCTGTTGAGTTTCAAGCAGTTTGCGTTACAGTCACCGCGACGATCTTATTGCTTAGATAAGCTTTCCACTGTAATGAGACCGGCACCAGCTCAGTtcagggtttgtttctttttgttgcagAGGTGTCCCTGAAACATGGCGGACAAATGGACTGGAGGACATTCGTCCTCTATACTGTGCTTGAACGCAAACACAGAAGGGCTGGTGGCTTCAGGCGCGGAGCGAGGCGAGCTCAcgctgtgggatgggggaagcACTCCAGCAGGACAGCTCCAGCTCCCCAAGGCGGACGACGTGACCTCCGTGGTGTTCTCTGCCCGCCATCCCACCAGGCTGTACACCTCCCACGGAGAAACTATCAGTTTGCTGGATGTCCGATCCCTCAAGGAGCCCATTGAACGCTTCCACGTGAATGAGGAGGAGATCAACTGCCTCTCAGTGAACGAGACCGAGAGTTTCTTGGCTGCGGCAGATGACTCGGGGGCAATAAAGATCATGGACTTGGAAAACAAGAAAGTCAGCCGGTCCTTGAGACACTCAAACATCTGCTCCTCTGTTGTCTTTCGACCTCAGAGGCCTCAAAGCCTTGTTTCCTGTGGACTGGACATGCAGGTGATTTGCATAGAAGTAGATGGTTATCGGAGAAGCAAAACGATAACTACCCACCTGTGTAGCCAGGCACCAACAGACTTTCACTAAGACTCAGGGTGTACAGCCTGCAGTTGCCGGAAAACTACTTAACTTAAAGTAGTTTTGGTGGAGAAGCTGCGCCATTTTCTACTCGGCAGTTCCTCTccctatttttatctttattaatAGTTACATTATAGAAGTacgtggggtggggggaaatgtGAAAGTGGTGCAAAGCACGCTCTGGCCACATTAGCTCTCTGTTGGACCCAAAACCAGAAGTTGTCCTAAGTTATGGCTGCAGAGGAAATGCAGAACAAGTCATTTTTATAAATTTATCCTTTGTTCTGACTAACCTCTTGGAAGCATTAAGTGTTCTTTGCCCTTTATGCTTTTCCATGCCACTTGTGGAAGCGCTCTGAGAAAAACCATGCTAGGAGTTAACGCGGTTTTAGGTTACGTTGCCAAAGCAGGCCACCCAGAACGGCtctttttcagtaatttctttcCAGTGGTTGAGATCTGACCACATTCCTAGTTTAGCACAAGATTAAAACTATCACTTCTACAAAGGTTTCCGTGGTTCTAGTGGTATTAGGGTGAAGTTGCTTTGACAGCGATGAGCAGTGTCACTGTGTGTTCTCCAAACCAAAGAGCATCTAACACTCATTAGAACAAATACATGCTGATATTTAGCATAAGCAGTATTTTTCCGTATTAAAGCcatggatcatagaatcataggatcatataACTTCAGTAAGTATAAATATCCAAATAGGGGCAGATTGACGGAAGCCTGCCAGGTTTAGACTTTgccaaattttcagaaattttctgaattctttttttattcatttattcatagGTTGACTAAAAGATGGATGTAGGATTTTAAATGGAAGTACCGTGAGAAACTTCTTTGCAGATATACCAAAGTGGTAGTCAGAGAGTAGTAAATGCTCGGCATCTTAGACAGGTGACTTAGTTTCAGGTCCTTAAAATGCAGGTTCACAAGCCTATGtctggaaacttttttttatcgGAATTGTAACCATTGATATATACCACTTCTGTGCGAGTGAaatggtgggggtttttgtgACTTTCTAGTTTTAGTATGGTTTACTGTAGCTTGGGAAGTTGGCTTTTAGGTGAAAGCCAGGATCCCAGATTAGTAGGAATTTGTTAGTGTGGTTTTGTGCAATGAAAAGAACGTTTTTCTGCATCGAGGCTGGCTTTAAGATACATCATTTCACAAAGAGAAGCTGAGCTGCAATAGTCTGAAATGCTGAGCTGCAGCATGTCTTTGGACAAGTTACGAGCCCTACAAGCATCAAGCTCGTACGTCAAACCCTCACTGAAGCTGTAGCTGATGAGAACTGAAATTTAGGTTGCTGGAGTTTTTTCAGAAGTTCCATGGAAGCAGGGAAAATGCCACGAGGACTGAAAATACTTAGTTTGCAGAAAACTTGTTAGGACTTGCTGAATTCATAAAGCTGATGCAGTGCTGTCTGTGATGAAAACGGGAGTATTTGCCTTAAGCATTAGGACCCAGCCTCTCTGATTTACTCTGCTCTGCACAGTCATCGTGGAAAGTTTTCCCTTTCATCGGTAGCAAAGTAGTTTTAATGTAGCAGCAACAGCAGTGGCTAAAACAGAAAAGTGACGAGAAACAACatatttttgatattttagtGTGATTTGGATTACAGGAACGCAGAGCCAGTGTGACAGCTCTTTTGTGGCCCAAATTTAGAGACGCCTGTACTTTCTGCTGGAGATTATTAGTGgaggaatatttttattaataacaaattgaagctttgattaaaaaaagccaactgCACACCAGTACTGCATTAGATTGACTTGTGCTTTCCTATCTCTTGGCCTTGAAAATGACAATCAATGAAAAAGTATtgagagaattatttttaactgGTGCAGTATAAATCTATGGTACTTGAATTGCTGTATGAGACGCAGGATTCATTTGAAGGCACAGTTATTGCTTCATGAGGGGCCTGGAGGTGGGgtggcattttaaaagcaaacctaAAAGCTCAACCTCCCCCCAGTCTCATCAGGAAAAGTACGCCCTGCCTTGATAGGGAAATAGCACAAACCAGATCTACTCATtggataaaaaaaccaaaacaacaaaaaaaaccccatatatgtCTGAAGGCCTGAACTACTGTTTGCCTTTTGCTGTTCCATTTTTCAAACATGTTCATGGAAGAGATTATTTTAGGACAAGTACGTAGCAGAGACAGAACTAAAATTCAGAATGATAACAATCTCCATTTACTGCTAGCGTTTCCGTGTCCCTCCTTTTAAATAATTGATGTGCAGTATATTATGATTACTGCTGCTGAGATGAATGCAAAAGCACTTAGAACAGCTTTTTCATCCATTTTGTGGTCTAAAGGTCTGAGTCATTGACTCTGCTGAGTAGGGCAGCACGAGGCTTTGGAAAGCGCGCCATAAAGATCTGCCGTATTTATCAGGTGAACTTCAACCACCCCTCACAACACATCTTGCGTCTCTGGCGCTCATGCGTAGCCTTTGCTAGAGCAAGAAGTGTGGTTGTGTATTTTTACTATTAGTTTGGATTTCACGTAAAATGGACTAATTCATtgattcatgctttttttttttcaaggttatGCTGTGGAACCTGCAGAAAGCTCGCCCCTTGTGGACCACAAATCTGCAGGAGTGTGACACGGAGGAAGACAGTCCACAGTCAGCTGGCCAGTTCTTTAACCCGCCGCTAGCACATTCCCTGTCTGTCGCATCGTGCGGCAACATCTTTGGCTGCGGAGCTCAAGACGGCAAAGTCAGAATATTCAGGGTCACCGGTGTCAAGTTCGAACGTGAGCTGGAGTTTCAAGGTCACAGCTTGGGAGTATCGCAGGTCCTCTTTATGCCAGAAGCGTACTGGTTGTTGACTGGAGGAAATGACGGGAAAGTCTTGCTCTGGGATGTCAGCAGTGAGgttggaaagcagcagaaaagtcCAGCAAAatctctgcagagaaagaaggCCCAAGCACCCGCTTCCACCAAAAAAGATGGAAAGCTCAACAAAGTGGCTTCAAATGAACAAGCTAGAGTTTTACCAAAGCTAACCATTGAGCACGGAGAGAAGGTGAACTGGATCTCGTGCGCAGAGATCAAAGGCTCCAAGAGAGTATTAGTTGCTGATCAGAGCAGTTCTGTATCTGTGTATCCGTTGCCAGAACCTTAGAAGCTGAGACGTCTAAAGAAATTTGTGGGGGTAAACCACTCCTTGGAGAGTTTGAAATGAGCCCAGTTACATCCGCTGACAGTGAGCTGAACAGTGAAACCTGCCGCGTCCTTCGGAAGGGGATTTGCTGTGCACTCACACAATACTCACCATGTAACTGGCCTCGCGCTGTTTTTCAGCAGCTGTTGGTATTCACTGCAGCTGTTTCTTGCAGGGTCGGCAGTTTGCTTCTTGAATTTAAGTGAAACGGGTTTCAATATATTTAGGGGTAATACTACTTCATGACTGAGCTGACCTAAAGTTAGAGGAAGAAATTCACGCACCCACAATGCTAAATGAGGATGCCGAGCAGTGACAGAGATGTCACTGGCTGAGCTCCTTGCATTTTGAACTATTGCAGTGCTTTACCGTACTCTCCCCACTAAACTGAGTCACAGTCAGCTTAAATTGGCCATagtggaaatatatttttaattggtttGTCAGGAGCTGCATATAAGACTAGAGAAGCATCAACTAATGAGTAATCAAATTAGTTTGTCATCGCCAAGTGGATTTTTTCGCACTGCAGTAAAAGAAGGAGCAGGGGACAATGTTAACATCTGTTTGATGGGTCAGCTGTCTTATGCATTTAGTTGTTtatcccaggggaaaaaaaaaaagctattaaca
The sequence above is a segment of the Larus michahellis chromosome 6, bLarMic1.1, whole genome shotgun sequence genome. Coding sequences within it:
- the WDR53 gene encoding WD repeat-containing protein 53; the protein is MADKWTGGHSSSILCLNANTEGLVASGAERGELTLWDGGSTPAGQLQLPKADDVTSVVFSARHPTRLYTSHGETISLLDVRSLKEPIERFHVNEEEINCLSVNETESFLAAADDSGAIKIMDLENKKVSRSLRHSNICSSVVFRPQRPQSLVSCGLDMQVMLWNLQKARPLWTTNLQECDTEEDSPQSAGQFFNPPLAHSLSVASCGNIFGCGAQDGKVRIFRVTGVKFERELEFQGHSLGVSQVLFMPEAYWLLTGGNDGKVLLWDVSSEVGKQQKSPAKSLQRKKAQAPASTKKDGKLNKVASNEQARVLPKLTIEHGEKVNWISCAEIKGSKRVLVADQSSSVSVYPLPEP